One genomic region from Quercus robur chromosome 4, dhQueRobu3.1, whole genome shotgun sequence encodes:
- the LOC126720616 gene encoding receptor-like protein 34 translates to MSSVSTNCLTNLSSSLTSLRLSYCQLKGKFPDNIFHLPNLQILRVGYNYNLTGSFPTYNWSTSLKFLVLSETKFSIDLPYLISNLKSLKELFVGGCNFIGSSYPTFLSNLTQITDLDLSYSNFGGQCPWSLLNITGLTYLDLSYNNFIGQLPDFSSNNSSNSQLVNKIPSNLEYLYLSGNLLNGTIPSWVYTIPSLRFLHLDSNQFTGHIVEFQHNSLISLNVSFNNFSGNVESKIFSKLKSLQYLDMSNNPHLSLHSFTSATNILSKIHSLKLSSSNITEIPQFLRTAEYIEYLDLSNNHIKGNIPSWVMELGKDSLFYFSLSRNNLTGHIPSLICNLSSLKFLDFSYNHLNNMIPPCLGKLSDNLNDLNLQRNNLNGTVPATFAKGCQLRSLKLNGNQLEGALPQSLVHCRKLEVLDFGNNKINGTFPCWLESLSKLCVLVLRSNNFHGAIGNPKTKFPFPNLRIIDLSHNKFHGLLPTKFFMYLKAMMNVSADKGELKYMGDDYYQDSVTVVMKGLSIELVKIQSLFTTIDFSNNNFKGEIPKAIVELRSLKGLNFSHNNLSGHVPPSLGNLTNLEWLDLSSNKLTGEIPIQLADLTMLAFLNLSENYLFGHIPQGKQFNTFMNDSYYGNLGLCGFPMTKACGNDEGQQPSPSSTIQEDDFEFENGFHWKVVLLGYGCGFMFGLGLDYLVFSSGKPKWLVNIVYGGRHNKLQRS, encoded by the coding sequence ATGTCTTCTGTTTCAACTAATTGTCTCACGAATTTGTCGTCTTCTTTAACATCTCTTCGTCTTAGTTATTGCCAATTGAAAGGGAAATTTCCAGATAATATATTCCACCTTCCAAACCTCCAGATACTCCGTGTAGGTTACAACTACAATCTCACTGGTTCCTTTCCAACGTATAACTGGAGTACTTCTCTCAAGTTCTTAGTTCTCTCTGAAACCAAATTCTCAATTGACTTACCTTATTTAATCAGCAACCTCAAGTCCTTAAAAGAGTTGTTtgttggtggatgcaatttcATAGGTTCATCGTATCCAACATTTCTTTCAAATCTCACACAGATAACTGATTTGGACCTTTCATATAGTAACTTTGGTGGTCAGTGTCCATGGTCCCTCCTAAACATTACAGGACTTACTTACTTGGATCTCTCATACAACAATTTCATAGGGCAACTTCCGGACTTCTCTTCAAATAATTCATCTAATAGTCAACTAGTCAACAAGATTCCTTCCAATCTAGAATATCTCTACTTATCTGGTAACTTATTGAATGGGACAATACCATCTTGGGTGTATACAATACCATCTTTGCGTTTCTTACATCTTGATTCTAACCAATTCACTGGGCATATTGTTGAATTCCAGCATAACTCATTAATTTCTCTAAATGTTTCCTTCAATAATTTTAGTGGCAATGTGGAGtcaaaaatattctcaaagctCAAAAGTCTTCAATATCTTGATATGTCAAATAATCCTCACCTATCACTACACTCCTTCACATCCGCCACCAATATTTTGTCCAAAATTCACTCATTAAAATTGTCTTCTTCCAACATAACCGAAATTCCACAGTTTTTACGAACTGCAGAATATATAGAATACTTAGACCTTTCCAACAACCATATCAAAGGCAATATTCCATCCTGGGTAATGGAGCTGGGGAAGGATTCATTGTTTTACTTTTCACTCTCAAGGAATAATTTAACTGGACACATCCCTTCCTTGATTTGCAATCTCAGTTCCCTCAAATTCCTTGATTTCTCTTATAATCACTTGAATAACATGATTCCTCCATGTTTGGGAAAGTTAAGTGATAATCTCAATGACTTGAATTTACAAAGGAACAATCTTAATGGCACTGTCCCAGCAACATTTGCAAAGGGATGTCAATTGAGAAGTCTGAAACTCAATGGCAACCAATTGGAAGGGGCATTGCCACAATCATTGGTCCATTGTAGAAAGTTGGAAGTTCTGGATTTTGGTAACAACAAGATTAATGGAACCTTTCCTTGTTGGTTGGAAAGTCTTTCAAAGTTGTGCGTTCTTGTCTTGCGATCAAACAACTTTCATGGTGCCATAGGCAATCCCAAGACCAAATTCCCGTTCCCTAATTTGCGAATCATAGACCTCTCTCACAACAAGTTCCATGGTCTTTTgccaacaaaatttttcatgTATTTAAAAGCCATGATGAATGTGAGTGCAGACAAAGGTGAATTGAAATATATGGGTGATGATTATTATCAAGATTCTGTGACAGTGGTGATGAAAGGGCTTTCCATTGAATTGGTAAAAATCCAAAGTCTATTCACAACCATTGATTTTTCCAACAATAATTTCAAAGGAGAAATTCCAAAGGCAATTGTAGAGCTTCGGTCACTGAAGGGGCTTAATTTTTCACACAATAATCTTTCAGGTCACGTACCTCCATCGTTGGGAAATTTAACCAATCTTGAATGGCTAGATCTCTCCTCAAACAAGCTCACAGGTGAAATTCCTATACAATTGGCAGATCTGACAATGCTAGCATTTTTAAACCTATCAGAAAATTATCTTTTTGGACATATACCCCAAGGTAAACAATTCAATACCTTTATGAATGATTCTTACTATGGGAACCTTGGGTTATGTGGATTTCCAATGACAAAAGCTTGTGGCAATGATGAGGGACAACAACCATCGCCATCATCAACCATTCAAGAAGATGATTTCGAATTTGAAAATGGGTTTCATTGGAAAGTTGTATTGTTGGGGTATGGCTGTGGATTCATGTTTGGATTGGGTTTGGATTATCTTGTGTTCTCAAGTGGAAAACCGAAATGGCTAGTGAATATTGTTTATGGAGGAAGACATAACAAGTTACAAAGATCCTAG